In Bos taurus isolate L1 Dominette 01449 registration number 42190680 breed Hereford chromosome 10, ARS-UCD2.0, whole genome shotgun sequence, the genomic window ttaatctctgttTTCTTATCATTAAAGGCAAATTAATACCAATCTCAAGGGGTTGCCTTaagtattaaaagagaaaatgcatATGAACCAATTCAGTTCAGCACCTGGCTCATAcacactcaataaatgtgagtCGCTATTATTAATTGATGACAGAAGACTGAGCCAGAAGACCCCAGGAGTTAGAACTAGGAGGCAGGGTCCTGGGGGGCAAGTGGCCTTCTATGTGAGCCACTTCTGCCCTGCTCAGTGCTGTGCCAACTCACTGGAGCACTGTGCCCCCTCTTCTTTCCTGGGCAGTGAGAATCACATTTAAAGGAATCCTGAGAACTGCTGTGTCTACTCTCTCCTCTATCCTTacgtatattaattttattttgtggcGATGGCCTGACAGAATGTGAGATGTTAGGCTTGCACTGAGTTTCCCTTAACTGGTAGGCCAGTGAAAAGAGACTACTAGCTTTGTTTTCCTTACCTGTAAATGCAGACTAATTATAGAAGTGTTATTGGAAGGATTGTATACTATTAAATATGTGATCAGGCGTTCAGTGAAATATTGATCAAATCTAAGTGTCCAATTTACAAATTTGTAGTCCCTGTCTAGATTACAATCTCCTCGAGGGAGAGTACCACATTCCCCTGCTGTGTTCATCCCCCACGGCCCTGAGCGTAGTGCTTGGTActcagtaagcactcagtaaatatttgttgtattGAAGAGCCATTAAAGTAACTTAAGGAATGGAAAAATAGAATTCGAGAGGAAGGAGCAGGAATTGTTTATCAAGAACAGAAAGGACCGAAGAGTAACTTTAATGTTTCTTACACGGCCGACATTAACTATCTCTATAAtcgcccctcctcctcccccaaaagagagacagaaattgTAAGGGAGAGGCTTTGAGATAAAACCCCAGGAAGAACTTCCCGAGTCTGTGCATGTTGGGGCAGAAAGAGCGGCAGAGCCAGCTCCTTCCCTGGTATGTCCGGGTTTAGGGTGGGAGGGGCAGTCCTGCTTGGAGGCTGGGGGAAGGACGAGATGACCTTTCAAAATCTCTTCCAGTCTCCTGTTGGAATCATCCGTGCGCCCCACCCCCGTCCCCCCCCCTCCTCCGACAGCGCCCCCAGTCTCCAAACGGCCCGCACCCCGCCCCTGGCGGCCGCCTCTCGCGGCTCCCGGGGTCCCCTGCTCCCTGTCCCCGGAGCCAGAGCCCCGCTCCCGCTCCCGCTCCCGTGCGGCTCCCAGCCCCGCCGCGCCGCCCCCCGCATGCTAATGGCCGGGCCGCCTCCCGCCGCACACAATgcgggccggggccgggggcgggggaccggggagggggcgggggccgggccgggggcgggggggccggGGCCCGGCGCATCTCCCCCGGCCCCACGTAACGCTGACGCCCGCGCCGCcggcccgccgcccgccgccgccgccgccgccgccgccgccgccgcccgctccgccgccgcccgcccgggGCTCGTGAGTAGCCGCTCCCCCCACTCCCGGCCCCCCCTCCGCCAcccggcccccgcccccggcccccgccccccctCCCGGAGGGGGGGGCCCCCGCTACGCGCGCCCGGCTCGGAGCAGGtgcagggggcgggggcgggggaggggcgccGGCTCGGCCCCAAGCAAACTTCGCCCAGAGCTcctgggggggcggggtgggggcggcggcCACGGAAGCCTGAGAGCTAGGGGGGCCTCGAAGGAGGGGGGGTAGGTGGGGGAGTCGGGAAAGCGgacaccaaaggggaaaggccagcgggggtggggggggggcggtcgTCTTTGTAGGGGCCCGAAGGCAGGGCGCGAGGGGCCTGGGGGTGCCGGGCGGCCGAACTGGGAACCAGAGTGGATGAGTGCCCCCCGGCCCAGGTAGGGctgatggaggaggagggggaagggaccCAAACTCTCCGGGAgcgggggatgggggaggggagaggatgggGGGGTGCTTCCCTCTCTGCGTCCCAAACAAAGTGTCACAAAGAGCTCGGCCGGCGGCAGCGGCGGAGGCGGCTGCAACTCAGCTTTTGTTCTCCGGGCCCGGGTAGCTGAGCCTTGGCCTCCCAGTCTCCCAACCCTGTCCCCCATCATCCTTCTGGTTTATCTTCCCCGGGAGGGGCCAGGGGTGCTGCTAGAAGAACCTCTTGTGCAAGATCAAAGGTCTTGCCCTACTTGCCAACCTACTTCTGGGAAGGAGATTTTCCCAGAGGCTTTCCTACCCACTCCCTACCCCCTAATCTGAGAACTGAGGTTCATATGGATGCTGAGACTCTGACCCTTCTAGGGTCAGCTCCAGCTAAGGGGGCTTAGGGCTGGCTGCATGCCGCTCCCCCAGATCCAGGTTCTTCGGAACTTTCAGAAGAGGGGTCAACTTGGGACATGCCTCTGGGATAAGATTCACCATGGTGGGGTGGCTGTAGGTGAGCAGGTGTACTTCCCTCTCACCTCTTGCTGTCCATTTGCGGACTATAACCCCCACTCAGGGTAgtgaggatggaaggaaggaggctttaccaagaACTCAATCTAAAAGGTGGGCAGGCTGTGCTATTAGGTCAGTTTTGGGggagccacctgagcagtgcagtTCAGAGGACCATGGAAAGGAGGCCATAAAAGTGAACTAGTGGCGTGTCCATGTGTTAAAGGTGGTCTTGACTCTAGACCACCTAAGGAGTTCCCTTTCAACTCCATCTAGTACAGCATTAATCATAATGTTAGAGGACTTGGAAGGCGTAAAAATTCTCAGAGGGGGAAAACATCAAGTATTAGAGATGACCAGAGACAGAGATCTAGTCACTGTCCTTCAGGCCCTATACTTCAAGTCTTGACCATTGCCCCTTACACTTTCACCCTAAAAGCTTTTGAAACACAAAGTTTGAGAGAGAATCTTGATGGTCCTCCAGACAGCAGATGCATCTATGTACTTGTCCCTGTTGTTTCTAAGAGTCTTCTCACCAACCCTTGATGGTCCACACCCCCTTTCCCACCAGGTCTCCTAGCACATAAAAGGAATTGGCCTATTGCTTTGGAAAGATTTTGGATCCCTATCCCTGGCCCTACATCCTTGTAGAACCCAAATAAGGGCAAAATAACCCTTGATTCCCACTGAGGGTGGGAAGTAGGTCAGTGCTACTGCCTGGCTAAGTCTCGTGGTTGGTGTTTAGGGCCTGACTATAGAAAACTCTGATTATTGCCCACGGGCAATGCATGCATGATCTGGGTTCCAGGTCATTTCATAAAATCTGGGGCTCTGGGGCTCTGTCAGTGCTTTCTCCTACTGAGAAAAACTTGTGGGATCAGGTTCTTGGGACCTCTTTGGTGAGGAGATGATTCTGGAGATCTTGCCTGAGCCTAGGAGGGTCTCTCAGTGGGTTTTGTTGATTTGAGGCTACCCTCTGGGGAAACTTTCCCTGCTGGGAATTCAGCTTCACTTTGAGCCTTCTTGTATATCACTGCATTTCCGTCCTGGAAAACTGCTATGTGGAaagcagtgtttttgttttgttttggggaggAAGCTTTGCCCAATTCCTACTCTACTTGCCTTGGTATGAGATCAGTCTCCCAGGAGGTAGTTTGTTTACTATCCTATAGGCACTTTTAAGGGCCCTAGAATCTTCTCAGAATCAGAGTATGTGCCCATAGGTTAGTCAGCTATGACCATGCAGTATTCCcagcctcctccccctcctcccccaccatctGCTTCCTCTGAATATACCAGATTGGCTGTACACCAGGATGTTCCGGGAATCCCCAGGAGAGCAACAGAATGTGATGGACCCAAATATGATGCCTCAGTAACTCATTCCAGGATGTACAAACTGTAACTGTCAGAACACTGCTTATAGCTAATTAAAATTCTTCTAGTTACATCTATTTTCTGTTACATCTGTCTATTTTCAGTGACATCCAAAAGGCCAAAATAATCCCTCTGGTACCACTGGTTTTTCCCCCCTCTATGGTTTCcagataagaattttaaaaaatcctctggCTTTTCTCATTGCCTTATGTGAGGTGCTAAAATGGCAAATGTGGCCCCTCTAGCACTTCATTGCTCTATGGTATGGAGGTGGCCAAAGAGGCTCCTCTGGTAGCCCACTGCACTCTCCATGGTACTGAAGGAATGACCATTTGTTTCAACATCTCTCTGGGGTCCAGAAGAGTCCTATGACTCAGAACCACAAAACTTTTGAACTGGAGGGGACCATCAGTATAAATTAGTCTAAtccccttattttacagatgagtaaactgggAAGTTAAGTGATTTACTGAAGGTTGCAGGGCTATTAATGATCTGACTGGGCCCACAGTAGTCTTGTACCCTTCAGTCCTACACTAATTCATCTTTCATTATATTACTTAGTGAACTCAACAAGGCTCTTGGTCTCAGGAAAGGGGCTTATTTGGAGGATCCAGAAGATGAGAGTGGATGCCTTAATTTGGAGCTGcagaaataaagatattaaaagttGTGGTTGAGGTTGTTTAGTGACCTTGGACAAAGACATTTTGTTAATTAATTTCCTGTTAATAAAATTCCCATCAcccagattccacatgtaacaGGTACCTGACCCTTCACAGAGTCTTGTCCCATCTACTAAACATCAAAAATTAAAGCACCGTTAGGTCTCCAGAGCCTTTTTTCTTTGCAGGGCTGACCCTAGCTCAGTTCTCTTCTGTTAAAATTCCTTAAGCAAAATAATGCTGaatccttttctttctcagtaACCTATTTCAGTTTCACAATACCTATTGTAAGCAGGTTCTTTATACCTCAAACATTCTTTCTGtctcaggccaaaaaaaaaaaaaaaaatcaggtaagGTCCACATTTGTCTAGCTTTGACCACATACAGTTGTATATGGAAGCAAGAAAGATAGACTAGATGACTTCTGGTCATTCTCCTAGGTCTATTTCCATGAATCTTAATTCTGGGGTTGCTTCTAAGTCCTGCTAACCTCCTCTGCAGCTTAGAATCAGGAGatcctcaccccccacccccacccccaagtcctCTTCCTCTCAATGCTCTTCTCCTTCCTCAGAACTGGAGCTTTGCACATCCCAGGCTCAGGGaattttagcctggagaattttaacCCTTTTCAGCTCAGAGCATGTGCTGAGCCCCTATCTGTGCAGAtggcccagccccgccccccgTCCCTCACTCCAGCCTCTTGAGCTCAGAGCCAGTGTAATCCTCCTCTTGTGTGAGGGAGCCTCTCCCCTGCAGAGAGGAGGAAAGCCTGCCTCGGAACAGCCCTGGACAAAGGGGCTGAGATGCCCCATCAAACTGCAGGCTCCAAGGTTTGAAACGAGGGGATGAATTCTATCTGGTATTTGCAGTTTTTAACCCCTTCCCAAGGCCAGCAGCGCCCCTTAACTTCCACTCCTCCCCCAACTCTCTCTTCATTCCCTTTCCCTCTGGCTCTCTCCCCCTTCATGCCCCTCCCCCTCTGTCTGTCtccagactctgctgctgggaggtgTTTCTCTCCCATGCATGAATGAGTCTCTGTAATGAATGGAAATGAATGGATCAGGAATCCAGGCGGAGGGAGGAAGAATGAGGGGGAAAGACAGAAAGACAGGGTAAAGGCAGAAGGAAGAACTATGGAGCCTGGAAGAATGTTTGGCTGGCTGGTCAGTTAGGGGTCTGAGAGCAACTGGTCCCACTTGGATAGCTGAGGAGCATGGCAAGCCGACCCCGTTTGCTTTTCCCACTGCACAGCCCAGTCTAAATGAGAGAAGAGTATACTGTGATGGTCTCTTCCACCAGCAGGGTGGCGGAGACGTGGGTGGGGGGCgtggtggtgttggtggtgatggtggttctGCATAaggcatttaaaatgaaaaatttggggGGAAGAAATCTGGGTTATCAGGGAGCCTTGTGGACAAATAAAGTAGTACAAGTTTTGAAGACAGTAGCCTCCTCCTGTCTCAGGATGTaaggcaggaaggagaagggatAGATTCCAGGGTGCTAAGAGTTTGGGGCTCTCCGGAAGAGACTCGGGTTAGGGGTGACTTTTTCCACTGCTGAAAATCAGGGCTCATCCTTTGCTCCAAATCTGTCTCTCTTGCTTTAGCTCTTCAGCACCTGTTGCCTTCACTAGCAGcttttccccctcctcttccGTACACTCCTCAGAACCAAAGAATGTGAAGGGGGTCCATGGAGGTGAGTGAGGCTCTGGCCTGAACCTACAAGTACCTGCAACTATACTTCCTCCCCTCCCtacctctctttctgtctctctggccTCCCATTATTTCCGTGGTCCCCAAAGCTCAGTTCCCATTCATCCCCCAACTTCCTCGAGGTGAGTGGGAGGGGCCCCCGGTGTTCTTGGTTCAGGCCCCGACCCACCCTCTCTTGGGTTCCTCTGGCTCTCCGTGTCCATGTCTCCCCCACAGCTCTCCCTTCTCCACCCTTCGCTCTGTTCACATTTTTCTCCACAGGGCTCACGTCCCCGCGCCCCGGTCGGCCACCTAGCGCCGTCGCCCCCGGCTTTCGACGGCGAACTGGATCTGCAGCGCTACTCCAACGGGCCAGGCGTGAGCGCCGGGTCTCCAGGGATGGGAGCAGTGGGCTGGTCTGAGAGTCGCGCAGGCGAACGGCGCTTCCCCTGCCCTGTATGCGGGAAGCGCTTCCGCTTCAACTCTATCCTGGCTTTGCACCTGCGGGCGCACCCAGGCGCCCAGGCCTTCCAGTGCCCGCACTGTGGCCACCGTGCTGCGCAGCGGGCGCTGCTGCGCTCACACCTGCGCACGCATCAGCCCGAGCGCCCGCGAAGCCCCGCAGCGCGCCTGTTGCTGGAGTTGGAGGAGCGAGCTCTACTGCGGGAGGCCCGGCTGGGGAGACCTCGAAGTTCAGGGGGCCTGCAGGCCACCCCTGCCACCGAGGGCCTGCCGCGGCCCCAGGCTTCTTCGTCGTCCGCCTTCCGTTGCCCCTTCTGCAAAGGCAAATTTCGCACCGCGGCGGAGCGCGAACGCCACCTGCACATTCTACACAGGCCCTGGAAGTGCGGCCTGTGCAGTTTCGGCTCCAGTCAGGAGGAGGAGCTGCTGCACCACAGCCTGACGGCCCACGGAGCTCCCGAGCGCCCCCTGGCGGCCACCTCGGCTGCGCCCCAGCCTCAACCTCCACCCCAGCCTGAACCTAGATCGGTCCCCgagccagagccagagcctgaaAGTGAGGCAACCCCCGCCCCCGCTCCTGCTGCTCCCGAGGAGCCCCCAGCGCCTCCAGAGTTCCGCTGTCAAGTGTGTGGCCAGAGCTTTACGCAGTCCTGGTTTCTCAAGGGTCACATGCGCAAGCACAAGGCCTCCTTCGATCATGCATGTCCTGTTTGTGGCCGCTGCTTCAAGGAGCCCTGGTTCCTAAAGAACCACATGAAAGTGCACGCCAGCAAGCTGGGCCCACTGCGTGCTCCGGGGCCTGGTTCCGGGCCTGCCCGGGCCCCCCAGCCTCCTGACCTGGGCCTACTTGCCTATGAGCCTCTGGGCCCTGCGCTCCTCTTGGCCCCAGCGCCCACCCCCGCTGAGCGCCGTGAGCCTCCGAGCCTCCTGGGCTACCTGAGCCTACGAGCTGGCGAGGCGCGGCCCAATGGTGAGGGCGCTGAGCCTGGGGCTGGCCGCAGCTTTGGAAGCTTCCGCCCGCTGCCCTCTGCTCTCCCAGCCCGGGCTCGCCGGCACCGCGCTGAGGAGCCAGACGAGGAAGAGGAGGTGGTGGAGGCAGAGGAAGAGACCTGGGCCCGGAGCAGGGCGGTGGGCCCTCTGGCTTCCCTGCCCTCGCGCCCAGGCGAGGCCCCAGGGCACTCTGCGCCTGCCGCGGGGGCCCAGGCGAGGTCCACCGCCACGCAGGGTACGTAAGGATCTCCTCTAAGGTGTTCCACATTGTGGCCCACTCTGACGCCACCACTGCCCTCCTGCCCGCTCCTTTTCAAAAGGACCTGCCTCTTCTCGGTTTTCCTCCCTTAGAGGCTTTACTACTCTTTGAGGGCACAGTCCAACTCAGAGCAAGTCGAACCTCTCAGGTTCCCGCAAACGTTTTGTTTCCTCCTGGGCTGGGAGGGGAAGCAGTTCTGTGGGTGGTATGGGGGCACATGGACCTAATAGAGTTAGGGCAACGGGTCCTTCTGACTTCTTTTAATGCGTGTATTGCAGAAGAGAATGGTCTGTTAGTTGGAGGGGCCCGGCCTGAAGGGGGCCGGGGGGCCACCGGCAAGGACTGCCCCTTTTGTGGAAAATCCTTCCGCTCAGCGCACCACCTCAAAGTGCACCTGCGCGTGCACACAGGTGAGGGGGGCAACCTCCGGGATGGGGGGGTGCTGAGGTCAGGAAGCGGGGTGCGGGGTGCGGGTGAGAGCTCCGAGAAACACCTCTTAATTAAAATCAGAAGGGTGGGTGCGGCAGTGGTTTTTTTTCCTTGCCCAAAGCTTGTACATGGAGTGAAATGCGGGCAGGGGCGGGCAGTGATCGTGACTCTGGCATTATCGCACCCCTCCTCTCCAGGCGAGCGCCCCTACAAGTGTCCGCACTGCGACTACGCGGGCACCCAGTCCGGCTCGCTCAAGTATCACCTGCAGCGCCACCACCGGGAGCAGAAGAGCGGAGCCGGCCCCGGGCCACCCCCGGAGCCGCCGCCCCCTTCCCAGCGGGGTTCGGGCCAGTCGTCCGGAGCCAAGGCGGCTCCGCAGCCTGCGACCTGGGTAGAGGGCAGAGCGAGCCCCCGGCCTCCCGCGAG contains:
- the ZNF219 gene encoding zinc finger protein 219, with the translated sequence MEGSRPRAPVGHLAPSPPAFDGELDLQRYSNGPGVSAGSPGMGAVGWSESRAGERRFPCPVCGKRFRFNSILALHLRAHPGAQAFQCPHCGHRAAQRALLRSHLRTHQPERPRSPAARLLLELEERALLREARLGRPRSSGGLQATPATEGLPRPQASSSSAFRCPFCKGKFRTAAERERHLHILHRPWKCGLCSFGSSQEEELLHHSLTAHGAPERPLAATSAAPQPQPPPQPEPRSVPEPEPEPESEATPAPAPAAPEEPPAPPEFRCQVCGQSFTQSWFLKGHMRKHKASFDHACPVCGRCFKEPWFLKNHMKVHASKLGPLRAPGPGSGPARAPQPPDLGLLAYEPLGPALLLAPAPTPAERREPPSLLGYLSLRAGEARPNGEGAEPGAGRSFGSFRPLPSALPARARRHRAEEPDEEEEVVEAEEETWARSRAVGPLASLPSRPGEAPGHSAPAAGAQARSTATQEENGLLVGGARPEGGRGATGKDCPFCGKSFRSAHHLKVHLRVHTGERPYKCPHCDYAGTQSGSLKYHLQRHHREQKSGAGPGPPPEPPPPSQRGSGQSSGAKAAPQPATWVEGRASPRPPASGGAPGSRRKPASPGRTLRNGRGGEAEPLDLSLRAGPGGEAGPGGALHRCLFCPFATGAPELMALHLQVHHSRRARGRRPPQADASPPYARAPSGETPPTPPQEGEEGPGLLRSGEAGLGGQER